From the genome of Athalia rosae chromosome 3, iyAthRosa1.1, whole genome shotgun sequence:
gtaccgtttcttgtacatattataaatattgccTCGTCTAAAAAAACGTTTAGTACAATCAAAGACAGTGATCTATCTATGgccgatgagaaaatttttattgtgcgcaagattattcatttatcaattaaacagttaattaatttttttcttcattaaaaCGCCACAGCTCTATCGATAATGAAATCAAGATACTTGTCCCATAGAAGCTCTTCTTTGTCACTAATAAAATTTCAGTTAGATCAGAAATAGCAAACTTTACAATCAATTCATCCTTTCACTTCCGGCcactaagaaaataaattcaaaagacTTCTATCATTGTGCCCTAGTGAATAGGAGGTCAACGCGATTTCATCCACAATCAGACATTcgacatttattattattaatattattacaactTCTGCTACCACtcttgttattgttattattattgttgttgttatcattatcatcatcataattattattactattattattattttacctctAATGCCGTTAGATTCTACACTAGTACTAGCCATCCTCTGCAAATGCGGTTATAATTTAGCTGAAGCTTGTATCTTCTGATACAATACTTCGTCAAAACTAACAAAACCCcaacgataattttatttttaaggaTCACAGAATCCTAACTACATTACTATTCCTTACTAATCTTGTCCCGCAGTACTTGATATTATCGAATACATAATACGATACGGATGTACCCGCCTGTATGTATAGGAGTAGATGGACGTTATATGCATTATGTAGTAGTATGTActatgtatttatgtaaatACCTgctatacgtacctatacatataacagGTGCAGTACGGTAGAAcgatcagaagaaaaaattgtattgAGCGCTATTCGGATATAAATTGCCGAATTCCCTGAGAGCTCTTCTGTGGCAATAAAAATGTCGATCGTTGTTATGCTTCGGGGCTGACCTGAGAATGttataatatgaaataatgaGACGCACATAATATATTTAGTATAAGTTACGTTGGTACATGTTTTATACTATAAGGTCGGCGCCAGTAAAGCGAAGCAATAATAttgttagaaataaaaaaaaaaaaaacggttaaaattgaaagaaacgaacatgaaaacgaacaaatattACGAAAGATGTACAGCACTGAGCCTGTTGTGATCTCATAGGGCGATGAAAAAGCGATAGTATTACAATGAATTTGATTCCTAGAGGTACAATGCGTTTACATGCATGTGCtggttaattttattattattgttattattattattcttaatgTTATTACTACTGTTATGATTATCTTTATTTATCATCTtggcttttgaaaaattgacgtttTGCGTGATTTGTCGTTTGACCGTATTGGGCAGCTTTACCtctcatttgaaaaaaagggttCACGTACTACTGACTTACTTATtacttactttttctttttcttatattggatttttttttaaaagaattTGTCAACAAATACTGTATTTCTAATCAGAATTACATTTACACGGACTTTGCGCTAAAAATGAACATGAAACGTGCTGTCGCATTCCAAAATTTCCCTTCAATTTACCAATAATTCTATTAGcgaattatattattgttatatttaGCATTCCGAAAAATTAGTATTAAAAAAAGATTGTCATCAAAaattcttattatttatttattttttgttcattttctttttatctcctctCTCAATGTCTTTATTATTTCCAAAGTATATTTAAATACTATAAAAATTCTATCACGCTATCAATGTATAGTtggaacgtgaaaaaaaaaagaaaaagaaataaattgaattatgaTACATatagtaatttttcaaagtattaAGAATTATATAGATATTGTTTATCGATTGGCTCAGTACTAGTCACTGAAAATTAGAGTATATTTGCAGTTTACGTTTTGACAATTGATCATTGAGCAGCTTGACCCAACGCAATCTCGACCATCAGTTTAgcacgttatacctataaacaaatatatattatatgtatagaagcAAAACATTGTACCTTTACACAAACTATATAGCCTTTTATGAAGTATGCAATTGAGagattgtaaatttttataaatcaatGATAACGGCCAATATAGTTGAAATCAGATCAATTCTTAGTACCTCCCTTAGCGGAGGGTCGCGTGTATGATAAAAGCTCACAAGTTGCCGAACGAATAAACTTTTATGTGAGAATATGTATGGTAACACCGTACAAGGGGATCGTTAGTGCTGTTCGATTGCTTTATAGCGTTAAGTATACCCAGTATGAAAAACCATTAGTTGGAGATAATGTTTGGTGCGACAAATGCGAGAAAGAAATTTATGCCATCGAGAACGCTGATTGATATTTTCTtcctgaatattttattttgcggTCTATAAGTTATTGAAAGAtaatgggagaaaaataaataaataagaaaaagtatTATAcacaaataataatgaaaaaaagaatggctgatatatacctatgttaaaaaaaagaatttatagTCTAATCGCCtaaattgatagaaaattaTGATGTACcgttatatttattatgatctaacatacataggtatataataattaggaAACCCCGACtatcgaagcaaaaaaaaatatacatatatacatacatatatacatatactttatTGTATGGAATGTTTTCAAGCTTTCTGTGCATAAAATTAAGTGTTGCTATTATTAGTTTGTTGCTGTTTTCCAAATGAAATCGTTGCCCGTTGATACATGAAATTGTTATATACTTATTTGGTTCTAggtgtttaaaaaaaacaaaaattatataaatgtgATCATTAAtgacaaattttcgaaaattcgcagTATAGTCTGCTCATATATGTTGCCTATCTTCATTCAAAAACGCATAGAGATCCCTTTGGTGAATTATAAGCATACATGGCATGTAGATTTAATACCATATCAATGTATGATgataaatttctattttccatcGATCACTATTGTACTATCAAATGATCAGaggtgaaaagaagaaagaatacaaaaataatgtaataattgttgaattgtcccctttgtaaaaaaaaaagaaactttataAAGTATTAATTATGTAAAACTCGTCGTATATAACATAAACAAATATTACTAGCTGGGGGGTTTGTATCGATGTGTAGAGGACATATtattagaaattattattgtgatGCGAAGCAAATAGTAGGCTTTACTTGAACgctttaaaacaaaaaataataaaataaaaaaataatcattattatttattcaaaaaatggcGTCATtgttaacgaaaaaaaaaaatcaaatactataatataaatattacataagTATACAGGCGTGTCTTTCAATTTATACATGCACAACTATTACAGATAAAATATCCCCCCCTTCTTTATCTCTCTCTTCCcccacttttttctctctgctcCATACATTTCatatgataaaaattgcaaacgAATTTAAACGAATGTTTTAGAGTTTATGACAAAAATAGAAAgtacaaatgaatttttactcTGCAGATTTTAGTTAATTTAGTTAGTTATCTTTCGGatgaaatgttttatttatttatttttgctaTGCGTCGTTGGTTAAAATGAAAGTAACCGATGCGATGGTGAATTTAGTGGCGGGGAGAAGGGGGGACTTAACGGTAATATTATCGTAAATATATTTCCACTTGCGCACGTAGTTTATACACCGAATACAAGACCCTCGTTTGTAatgttatacgtattataacaGCGCGGGGGAAAAGATCGGCCGAAACACCTTGCagcatgtatagtatataaaagCAATAGTAGTTCGGAATTTTAGCTCGCGCCACGTAAGCTGTGAACTCATTTCTCCGACTGCAAtgaatcattattataataccaaCGATAATATTGTATCATAAATTCGATATACGCGAtgttttatacgtacgattACTCACAATTCGTCGATATTATACGATATTTAGTGTATGGAGTTTAATTAGACGCAGGGTTTCGCATCTGCTTCATTAATCAGTTTACGTATCTTATAGATTATGCATAAATTGATATGGTGAGTTCGCAAGTAGAACCATTACTGTAAGTTCAAAAACCTACATATATAGATCTGAAAGTTTTTAATTGTGTTATTAGACGAAAGCACACATGATGACAGAACCATTCATATGTctatgaatattattacacCCGTATCTACGTATTCACCTCGATATGTGAATGTTGAAATGTCTGCAAccgcattatttttttttttttatctcaatacATGTTCAATACTATTAGTATTTTTTGCGTGTGTGCATCCATCCTGTTCTAGAATTGTTGTCACGTGCGGGACGACCACATTATAAGACAGTCGACCACATTTCTTTATTATATGCCGTCAGGAGCGTTTCTTTGAATTGTTTGTCTCTGGAAAATTGATATTCGAAGGTattggaatttcaaatttacacATATTTCGAGTTTCATCATTCTATTTTTGTCGGAACAATCTTCACGAAAACTTTGTTGCAGTTGAGTTTGattaacgtacgtacctgttaTAAATACTATTTGCAGATTCATATCGGTATAGAATTGATTTTGGCCAAACCaaacttcaaagaaaatattttcttcgacgCCGCGGATCCGGAAAAAGATTTAAACGCGTATACAATATTTctcataaatatgtatgccGGATGGTAAATAATAAGATAAATATATCCTCGACAGCTAGGATTTATCTTTTTTAGTTTACAGttctgtgaataattttttttaacgactcGGGGTCTTGTAATTGATTTCGCGTGCAAAGATACATCAACAGAGTTTAGGAATAGATTATTTCGCTCCCGCCAGGAGCCAAATCGAACGGTGCTGTCATCGATGGTGAAACGGTAAACTATTTTTGCCGCAAAACGCGCgaagaattatttcaaattttcaagtagattttttcaacgaaattacGGCGTTAATATAAGTATCCATGCGTTTATAGATTGCTTTTTCGCATAGGCATCAAAGTTTTTATTCCATAGGTCTTCTGGGCTTGTGTATAATTACTACAGTGAACGTTCCTCAGATGGTCGCGAAAACGACGATACACAACGCGTGCTTTGCATAATAACTGAGTTCTCAATGTTAACAACTGTTTGCTCATCCGATTCTTTTGCGTAGAAACGTTTGTTGCCAGGCGATAGGAGAGCTGGGTAGACGTGAGTGAATATTCTTCAGCTCGTGCTCACATGAcatcaaattaattattcataggCATGATCACCAAAGATTATCATAATTAGAGGTGATCAGAGTTCATCCATCTTTCAGTACTTACTGCAAAGTCGATTCCGTCATTCGGTACTTTCTCACGAACGATGAAGAGACTCGGTTACttagaaaaattgttgataCAATTTTCAGATTAGAACGCACCTCCTCGCTTTGTAATCGAGGGTATATCAATTGATCGCACGAATGGAAGGATATTTTATTGCTCGCTATGTCAGGGATTGTTTCGAGTGGCCGTGGCCAAGATAGTGGAACCAGTACTCATCGGAGGAGCAGCCTTGCAGCATCTTTGCATTCCAATTTGCTCGGTCTTGGATCTAATGGAGAAGCAGCGACTTTCCACGTCGTTGGATCGGCGAGACGAAGATTCAGCAACGTCAGTGATGTAGTCTCCAGAAAACTGTCTCATACCATTGGGTGGCGATCGGTATCTTCATCTGTGAAATTAACCGTGTCCCAGGTATGCAACGAACGTAGAATAGCCAACGACAATAACTAAAGTTACAACTGTTggttttttatccatttccccccctccccaggGAACTTCGTTGTGCGGCCAGTATATTCGAAATAGATTAAAGCGGTCCGGAATATTTCATCGTAAGCTCGGATTGAAAAGAATGAGAAGTGAAATAATGGTTCCCGGGGGTGCGGTTGTCCGAGAAGTCTATCCAGAATTGACGAGCATAGGTGcagagttggaaaaaatgcATCCTCATCTGTTCACAAGAATTGGAAGACAAGTGGGATGTAGTACCTTCAGTTCGGAGCAAACGGCCAGCGATATGCTCACTGATGTGTCGCGGGAAATGCTGAGAAATGGAGAGATGACTTGGAGTAAAATCATTGCTTTGTACGCTGTTGCTGGTGGTATAGCGGTAGATTGTGTACGCCAAGGAAAACCCGAATATCTACCAGCAATTCAGCATGGCATGACCGAGGTTCTTGAAGATGATCTAGCTGCCTGGATTCAAGCGAATGGAGGAtgggtaaataaataatcattaattacCTTAGCTTTCACAACCGCGACGTATGCACGGTCTATGATGATCC
Proteins encoded in this window:
- the LOC105689939 gene encoding bcl-2-related ovarian killer protein-like, with the translated sequence MSGIVSSGRGQDSGTSTHRRSSLAASLHSNLLGLGSNGEAATFHVVGSARRRFSNVSDVVSRKLSHTIGWRSVSSSVKLTVSQGTSLCGQYIRNRLKRSGIFHRKLGLKRMRSEIMVPGGAVVREVYPELTSIGAELEKMHPHLFTRIGRQVGCSTFSSEQTASDMLTDVSREMLRNGEMTWSKIIALYAVAGGIAVDCVRQGKPEYLPAIQHGMTEVLEDDLAAWIQANGGWSTLTTRYRPVPKPTIWQVYRLPICILITAIFSAVILLYW